The following nucleotide sequence is from Bacteroidota bacterium.
AGAAAGCATCCCTCCTGATGTCCCAGAAAGGTTTCGGTCATCGATTCTGCCTCCATAAATGTATAGGTCGAAGAATCGGTAATAGAGGGGTTTACACCTCCAAACTCGCCAAATTGTTTAAGGTCCTGAATGCGGCTTGCGGGGTCAATTTTCATGGCATAGAAATTTTTCAAAAAAATAGCATATCCTATGGCCACAATACATGATAATTTACAGCACAGAGCTGTATTTCAGAAAAAAACTAAGATACTGGTAGTAGAGATATTTTCAAAAAACTTTTCTCTGCAGAAATCTATTGAATAAATTGTTTCATTACCTCATGGGCATTTATCCCTTCCAGCCCGGAAATGATAGAAACTGCTTCTTCGCGATTGTTGCCGCATACTTCTTTTTCTGCTCTAAAGCCCAGGCATACTGCGGGGCGTTCAGACTTACCAAACAATGCGCATAAGCCATCGGCACTTAGATGAATGC
It contains:
- a CDS encoding YkgJ family cysteine cluster protein gives rise to the protein MECRAGCGACCVAISISSPIPGMPNGKPAGVRCIHLSADGLCALFGKSERPAVCLGFRAEKEVCGNNREEAVSIISGLEGINAHEVMKQFIQ